AATATGAAGTTGGTGTATCCTAAGATCTTTTAAGAAGATTTTGGGACCCCCATTCTACTAGCTAGTTGTGTTTGATacttataaattgaaaatgctAGTTAACTAAATTAGTGATTATGTTATGAGCCGCGTGTTCCTCTCATTAACATAGATTCTCTGTCCTCCTCATtcttattctttatttaatttttattttttgttggctCTCAGCCTCTCCTATAAAAGTTATGACTAGTTTTCCCTAGTTTTCCCAAGTTTTCCTTGACAACTTGCTATATATCCTCCCAACAGTAGACcatcattaattttcttattcagCTTATAGATAGATATATTTAAGTCGTTGGTGATGGAAATAAATCCCCATGTCAAGTTGATAAGGGTGAGAGTACATCGAAAGTGTTTGTTGTCCAAAATTGACTTTTGTTGTTTTCATGTTTCTcatcatatacatatatttggCGCCCTAGAAAATGGAGAGCCAAATTCTAGTGCAAGAGCCCCTGACAAGCCTTCTCAAGGCTACTTGTTCAGCCACTGCTTTGGTGCCTCTTTGCAACTCAGATTGCTTCCCTAAACAAGTAAGGAaccattatttaattacacaTTTGTAGTTTAAACTTGTTTATCTACTCTTTCACATGAGTATAACGCTAGCTAATTATCACCTGAAACCAACATTATGCCGAAATTAAAGTCCTTCATGAACTCTGCAATTCCAGTTTTTTTCAGTTACATTCCCACACACACATGATGTCTCAAATCCCCGACCTCTAGGGTGGAGCTACGGAATTTTATAGAAGGGGACATTggtaattattaaaataaatatgaaattgtgatAAAATTGAGGGGATAATTTGTTCCTTGGCTATACACTGCTTCGGTTGTTGCTCGACCTATTGGTTGGAGGGGATCAACTAAGCCGCGAATAGTATAATCTTATCCCCAATTCGAGCTTTTAACTAAACTGTTAGAATCATTAATATCTATAATCAAGGAATTTCAGGCGGATATGAGAATGAGCGAATCAGCTGATCCACCTTTCGAGATAGCCTACAAGCATCTACTGGAGAAGGCGCCCAAAAATGTGCAAAAAAGTTTATCGACTGTGGAGGAGTGCGAGCTTCCCTTAATCGATATGCAGCAATTAGGCGTGGGAGAGGCGGAGAGACAGGAATGCAAGAGGCTCATTGCTCGAGCTTCCCAGGAATGGGGTTTCTTCCAGGTCATCAACCACGGAGCTTCTCGCGACGTGCTGGAGAATATGAGAAGCGAGCAAGTGAAGCTGATGAGAAAGCCGTTCCAAGAGAAGAAAGCCTACAAAGATCTAAAATTATCCGATGGAACTTATCGATGGGGCACGCCTTTGCCTACTTCTCTCAAGCAGCTCTCCTGGTCCGAGGCCTTTCATGTCCGGTTGAGCGATATACTGGATTCGCACTGCTCCCACAACACTATCCGCCTCAggtttttctttctatcttttcAACAAACGTGATCAATTGGATAAGGGCAAACCTAATTTTTCTTGGTATATAGGTCAAGCATGGAGGAATTTGTGTTTGCGATTTGTGAAGTGGCGAGAGAGTTGGCGGAGGTACTGGCGGAGGAAATGGGACGTGAGACGGATCTTTTCCGAGAAGCGTGCCTCCCGGAGAGCTGCTACCTCCGGTTGAACAGATACCCGCCTTGCCCAAACTACAGTCACATGATGGGCTTGATGCCGCACACCGACACTTCCTTCCTCACTGTACTACACCAAGACAACGTCGGAGGGCTGCAGCTCGTTAAAGACGGAAAATGGATTGCCGTTAGACCCAATCCAGATGCCCTCATCATTAACATCGGGGATCTGTTTCAGGTACTACGGTTTAAACATAGAGTATAACATATTCGTGGAAAAGAGAATTTGTGAATGTAATTTTAAAGCGAAATTGGTAAAttagaagaaagagaaaaaaaataaaaaaaataattgaagtattgttaatggaaaatgagatctattaaaattgaaaggaaaaacaatGACAAAACTGGACTATTTTTTGGGGATATAGAGAGTAATATGAtcagttttatttaaatatgttgGTGGATTTGATTAGGCATGGAGCAACAACTTGTACAAGAGCGTGGAGCATCGCGTAGTAGCGAATCCGGTGAAGGAGAGATTCTCCACGGCTTATTTCTTATGTCCGCCAACCGAGACGGTTATTGAGAGTGGCGGAGTTGGAGGAGCTGCTTACCGGACTTTTAGCTTCGGAGAATACAAGAAGCAGATCGAGTTGGATGTTAAGAACGTTGGCCAGAAAATAGGGCTTCCGAGGTTCCTCTTACCCACTCATTAATTACAgattatgcatatataattagtaataaaCATATATGCGGCTGATCATTAAATagttaattagattaattaacaaaatatcgGATATTAAGGTTTGTTGAACCTCTAAATGAGGGTTCGGGCCATTCGTTTTGGATGTAGTGACTGTGATATATCTATTTAAACCAAGTACAGGtacttaattatatactaatgTTGCTCCTTAGTAATCATTTTGTGCCCTAATTTAGGTCCCGAAACCGCCACTGTGGcctcaaaattttcatcaataggcataaactaaaatcattttctttttcagaaaCGGAACTAGTAACATTGAGGACCATTCACTTTTAGGACTAAGCTAGATTAACATTGGCAGATTTAGCATTTGAATTCGGAGGAGTGAACATAACACACGAATATAACGACGAGTGGCTATGActcttgattcttgatttttgcCTAGCTGTGTCTCACTTGGtatcttgattcttgattaTCTTCCTActctatttctctttatttgctaaggtattttctttctcaaacAAAAGAATGGGCTATGTAAATGCCAAAAAAAAGGAACCAAAAAGGGAAAACCATCAAAGAAGAATAAGGGCTGGATTTGTAGAGGGATACATAAAATCCTAGAATTCATAAATACTAATGCAtgataatagtagtaaaaataaaataaaattgagtacAATTAATTTGTACCCACTCtttagtgtgttaaatggaagcataaaagataaaataaagtaaattgaaaaagaaataaaataaggaaagagtattattttttgtcaaaaatagaaatgacttaGTTATCTTGGaacttcaaattaaaaatgaaacaattaaCAAAGAACAGCcggagtactactatttagaggcttttaaattttaggatTTTCTATATAAGGtttctaataatttttatcattttagttaaTCTTGTTCAATTCATGTCTCATTGaaattataagatttgagAAATTATTGTAACAGCGAGACGAAATATATTTGACCTAttgtacaaaaaaaatcacgaAGAATATCACATGTAAAAAAAGATtctttcaagaaaaaaatattaatttgctgcggttaatttta
The nucleotide sequence above comes from Salvia hispanica cultivar TCC Black 2014 chromosome 5, UniMelb_Shisp_WGS_1.0, whole genome shotgun sequence. Encoded proteins:
- the LOC125186067 gene encoding gibberellin 2-beta-dioxygenase 8-like — protein: MESQILVQEPLTSLLKATCSATALVPLCNSDCFPKQADMRMSESADPPFEIAYKHLLEKAPKNVQKSLSTVEECELPLIDMQQLGVGEAERQECKRLIARASQEWGFFQVINHGASRDVLENMRSEQVKLMRKPFQEKKAYKDLKLSDGTYRWGTPLPTSLKQLSWSEAFHVRLSDILDSHCSHNTIRLRSSMEEFVFAICEVARELAEVLAEEMGRETDLFREACLPESCYLRLNRYPPCPNYSHMMGLMPHTDTSFLTVLHQDNVGGLQLVKDGKWIAVRPNPDALIINIGDLFQAWSNNLYKSVEHRVVANPVKERFSTAYFLCPPTETVIESGGVGGAAYRTFSFGEYKKQIELDVKNVGQKIGLPRFLLPTH